A portion of the Esox lucius isolate fEsoLuc1 chromosome 20, fEsoLuc1.pri, whole genome shotgun sequence genome contains these proteins:
- the LOC105024439 gene encoding histone-lysine N-methyltransferase ASH1L isoform X2, whose amino-acid sequence MDQRAKGGPSPPSTSPLLPLAPPGQHPEKEGGGGKRKRREKEEGSAVLEVLIEGHCGTAGQSQLPFPGRERSCSEGNVRLRIGVQTAKRTKKPPRTLEGYECVPPIKTHQRPGRGPVGRGGQEGGGSGQGNSPWEKGDGGQNQGSDPYTNQTKNLDSASTPPLASSSSTTTTPPITAPSSSDTQTLPGKRVPAKLAHETERKSDTSPGKLGYSDLPGAHSKLPSPAQTNQATPSDPTSSSPHSPLPSSPRSPFIKDPSDEKVVGGDGGMLNGGVPVVTCRPTRLTKVKGRKQDCSSTPVVTNMNSTRPQASSPHQSDPAAQHRTTSPRCPLPPAPTTPLLQNQPGTPVADGIINPATSQGISCGALLQSSVGNDRVREEKAKKKKEKHDKVRVEKGKGERRDKGKGKEGQVCNESPKKDRCETEKERTGLDWRGNNMTGKEEGEGERDKEKEKPKDVRVMNKSPSTKCQPLSEVQSRKPGTPGPDPDPDRTRGSGESDDPDSLSRPVVPPFNSTASNSSPLTACPPPPLLSSSPPTSPQEQDSRPLKKRKTRRQSWTRLVNRAQRLAENPDAPPEVPVVAPLTPSTPHKPSTTTPPNSPSAESRLATFAPLPLNPSPLSTSTSTPAKPRPAGRPQSPTQTHLSASDPSSPPVPDCPASQARKRGRPKSQMLSTEKTPPRCSLRPEVHPGGHGETPDRPVVNPVLDLSPTLTSPSGPNFTPRKRGRPKRQPSSLASKQTFQDLHRRTLSSFEGKKEGRKRSSEKGNGKLRSIMGEMKRRKRRLLREMLSRRGGGEEGRGGEGGGETSRGGTGGVSSSLTSCFGGNLGPQINVSKRGTIYMGKRRGRKPKAPVTSACQFTLLHSLPGPSPFPSSQPHPPLTHPFPSPSLTHSSGAQSPYSDGGFTEPAPSLFLPHPFSLPSPSSSCASPRPLSSFSSSSSLSPSLKRSSAGQGRQPLFHHPSGRLSSLSLTHPHPSAPPHQSISPAHLKESTPSLISQSHCEETLPRDSRLGFDSNSISERGERRSGGRGKVGMGMNSEVTRSVFRSGLGVSLKGQRHQPPSKLLEHLPPVLSPLRLSDSPPSPPSASPRHTHPVTPPSAFVEPRDRHRHGRASYQGPYTCPSCPPCAPCPCLGHKAPKRQKHKRKRKYQHLLMHAQDPDFLSELDDLIGQFSEVRIGRHRDWARAGLGRKLDESGGNATGGKRRHSSPLSSHHFRSNVYRINLSGYYSPHPISYPPHPSFSPLPPHPCHLCGSRKPGRRLKCGCPTKPCQPLDQGDCAQGQRCPLQGNTGYLHPSSLSTPLSSPSTPSTSMPLGLGYYRGYPLSMAHYQTPPHPSYSLPPPYASHQPHLHHPHLLLNPARFHRRRSRQLREGGVGRRDGGGEEVGGRAGVGSCPGALPGLSCVCGGADHKLRHKHRHRPRDWVCERKDEEGVVGSRQRSEFTVRSAEGGSRTGGQGSGGLMESPWQRRYGKDLSSFSSAATKQAFSSSSSPSSARAVERLKHPPLSCLGSTHLSSFGEGLGGQLNPWLRNGGLGAGFRPPTTTLGTLTGGQRSTAVAGSEREEGDSLTSSHGPRHSTFTPLTNTNLFTSSTNGRSMGNGRASSRPSSQDVSLRREELSQKEKRSTGPHPDLNMRTCQSVGAKRGPGRPRKNPLLSPTAPPNPLTEAHHHNGDRNRGSGGASEGGREDDTVQEVIEAVIRKQKRRGRKRRRVEQEEEEEEEEDPPCFHSSGEGEPVTHTPSICTGQSELSLASSVIPASQSDEEADQPPMKRFQRAGLYSDDFKTTDPSCHTQLNTEMLEYIPGEQDYRLLPAPIHVGKYLRMRRIDFQLPYDVMWLWSHNQLHKKPEVPLSREISPCQPKEKSLSVPPSPSAQEECFSPRKKLLFPHLDMEPMSTRDRVFVLKHHVFLLRNWEWVRDRQMQLRRGGQGGPQKDTDRNGGGLSSIVATGDSYIKPGGTMGVKEKVVLTSVDLHEPRYPPNTPETTSCLHGEPNRRKEQERNRQKEVRNDMRKERLNSVLLKLRHTLSGGTGKMRRRGDILVQSLFFHQVA is encoded by the exons ATGGACCAGAGAGCGAAGGGGGGCCCATCTCCACCATCCACATCCCCTCTCCTGCCCCTTGCTCCACCTGGGCAGCACCCGGAGAAGGAGGGCGGCGgggggaagagaaagaggagggagaaggaagagggcAGCGCAGTGCTGGAGGTACTCATCGAGGGGCACTGTGGCACAGCAGGGCAGAGTCAGCTCCCATTcccaggcagagagaggagctgCTCCGAGGGCAACGTAAGGCTGAGGATCGGAGTTCAAACTGCCAAACGCACCAAGAAACCCCCCAGGACTCTGGAGGGCTATGAGTGTGTACCCCCCATCAAGACCCACCAGAGACCTGGGAGGGGGccagtggggagggggggtcaggagggaggggggagcgGACAGGGCAACAGCCCTTGGGAGAAAGGGGATGGAGGGCAGAACCAGGGGTCGGACCCCTACACCAATCAGACCAAGAATTTGGACTCCGCCTCCACTCCGCCTCTGGCTTCGTCATCATCGACGACAACAACGCCCCCTATAACCGCTCCCAGCTCATCCGACACACAGACCCTGCCAGGCAAACGG GTCCCTGCGAAACTGGCccatgagacagagaggaagtcTGACACTTCACCAGGAAAACTAGGGTACTCTGACCTTCCTGGTGCCCACAGCAAACTACCCTCACCTGCCCAAACCAACCAAGCAACCCCCTCTGACCCCACATCTTcctccccccactcccctcTTCCCTCATCACCTCGCTCCCCCTTCATTAAGGACCCTAGCGATGAGAAGGTAGTTGGTGGGGATGGTGGTATGCTGAACGGGGGAGTACCTGTAGTCACTTGCCGTCCTACAAGACTTACAAAGGTCAAAGGTCGCAAACAGGACTGTTCTTCCACACCTGTCGTCACAAACATGAATTCAACAAGACCCCAAGCCTCCAGTCCCCATCAGTCCGACCCTGCTGCCCAGCACAGGACTACAAGCCCCAGGTGCCCTCTTCCACCTGCCCCAACTACCCCGCTGCTTCAAAACCAGCCAGGAACCCCAGTGGCTGACGGGATAATAAATCCTGCTACTTCCCAAGGCATTAGCTGTGGAGCATTACTACAGTCCTCTGTGGGAaatgacagagtgagagaggagaaagccaagaagaaaaaagagaagCATGACAAAGTCAGGGTTGAGAAAGGAAAGGGCGAGAGAAGGGACAAGGGAAAAGGGAAGGAAGGCCAAGTGTGTAATGAGAGTCCAAAGAAGGACAGGTGTGAGACCGAGAAGGAGAGAACTGGGTTGGATTGGAGAGGGAATAATATgacagggaaggaggagggagagggggaacgAGACAAGGAAAAGGAGAAGCCCAAAGACGTGCGAGTAATGAATAAATCCCCTTCTACAAAGTGTCAGCCGTTGTCTGAGGTTCAGAGCAGGAAACCTGGTACACCCGgcccagacccagacccagaccGGACCAGAGGATCAGGGGAATCAGATGATCCAGATTCCCTCTCAAGACCCGTTGTCCCTCCTTTCAACTCCACTGCCTCcaactcctctcctctcactgcTTGCCCTCCTccgcctctcctctcttcatctcctcccacctcccctcAAGAGCAAGATAGCCGGCCACTGAAGAAGCGTAAGACCAGACGGCAAAGCTGGACAAGGCTGGTGAACCGGGCTCAGAGACTGGCAGAGAACCCAGATGCCCCCCCAGAAGTTCCTGTAGTGGCCCCCTTGACCCCCTCTACCCCCCACAAACCCTCAACTACCACTCCACCCAACTCTCCGTCAGCTGAGTCACGTTTAGCCACCTTCGCCCCCCTACCCCTcaatccctcccccctctccaccTCTACATCCACCCCTGCCAAGCCCAGACCTGCAGGGCGGCCCCAGTCCCCAACACAGACTCACCTGTCAGCCTCTGACCCTAGCTCTCCTCCTGTACCTGACTGTCCCGCCTCTCAAGCCAGAAAGAGGGGTCGCCCCAAATCCCAGATGCTGAGCACAGAGAAGACCCCACCCAGATGCTCCCTGAGACCTGAGGTGCACCCTGGTGGGCATGGTGAGACTCCAGACCGCCCTGTCGTCAACCCAGTGTTGGATCTCAGTCCCACTCTCACCAGCCCCTCTGGTCCCAACTTCACTCCCAGGAAACGGGGTCGCCCCAAACGGCAGCCCTCCTCCCTTGCCTCCAAACAGACCTTCCAGGACCTTCATAGGAGGACACTGAGTTCCTTTGAAGGTAAGAAGGAGGGGCGAAAACGTTCCTCTGAAAAGGGTAATGGGAAACTGAGGAGTATCatgggagagatgaagaggaggaagaggaggttaCTCAGGGAGATGCTGTCCAGGCGTGGAGGAGGCGAGGagggcagaggaggagagggaggtggagagacgtCTCGTGGAGGCACAGGCGGGGTGTCATCCTCCTTGACCTCCTGCTTCGGTGGTAACCTCGGCCCTCAGATCAACGTGAGTAAGAGAGGAACCATCTACATGGGCAAGAGGAGAGGACGCAAGCCTAAAGCTCCAGTGACCTCAGCCTGTCAGTTCACCCTTCTCCACAGCCTCCCTGGTCCCTCACCCTTCCCCTCTTCCCagccccatcctcccctcactcACCcgttcccctccccctctctcacccactccAGTGGGGCCCAGAGTCCTTACAGTGATGGAGGCTTCACAGAACcagctccctctctcttcctcccccaccccttctccctcccctccccctcatcCTCCTGCGCATCGCCACGTCCTctttcctccttttcctcctcctcatccctctctccctcactcaagAGGAGTTCTGCTGGCCAGGGACGACAACCCCTTTTCCACCACCCCTCTGGTAGActctcctctttgtctcttACTCACCCTCATCCCTCTGCCCCCCCACACCAGTCCATCTCCCCTGCTCACCTGAAAGAGTCCACACCCTCacttatcagccaatcacactGCGAAGAGACGTTGCCTAGAGACAGTAGGCTTGGCTTTGACTCTAACAGTATCTCAGAGCGGGGCgagaggaggagtggggggagagggaaggtgGGCATGGGAATGAACTCTGAGGTCACCAGGTCAGTTTTCCGGTCAGGGTTAGGGGTCAGTCTGAAGGGTCAGAGACATCAACCTCCTTCCAAATTGCTAGAACACCTGCCCCCTGTTCTCTCGCCACTCAGATTGTCAgactctcccccttctcccccctCCGCCTCCCCCAGACACACGCACCCTGTTACTCCTCCTTCTGCCTTTGTGGAACCTCGAGACAGGCACAGGCACGGACGGGCCAGTTACCAGGGCCCTTATACCTGCCCCTCCTGTCCCCCCTGCGCCCCCTGCCCCTGCCTCGGACACAAAGCCCCAaagagacaaaaacacaaacgcaaGAGGAAGTACCAGCACCTGCTCATGCATGCACAGGACCCGGacttcctgtctgaactggatGATCTGATTGGCCAGTTCAGCGAGGTGCGTATTGGGCGCCACCGTGATTGGGCCAGAGCTGGACTTGGGCGGAAGCTTGATGAGAGCGGGGGAAACGCTACTGGAGGGAAAAGACGTCACTCTTCGCCCTTGTCATCGCATCATTTCCGCTCAAATGTGTACCGGATCAACTTGAGTGGATACTACTCTCCTCATCCCATCTCTTACCCCCCTCAcccctctttctccccactCCCCCCTCACCCCTGCCACCTCTGTGGCAGTAGAAAGCCTGGGCGGAGGTTGAAGTGTGGCTGTCCGACCAAGCCCTGCCAGCCTTTAGACCAGGGTGACTGTGCCCAGGGTCAGAGGTGTCCATTGCAGGGTAACACCGGGTACCTGCACCCCTCCTCTCTCAGCACCCCGctgtcctccccctccaccccctccacctccatgcCTCTGGGTTTGGGCTACTATCGAGGCTATCCTCTAAGCATGGCCCATTACCAAACACCACCGCACCCCTCATATTCCCTGCCTCCCCCCTACGCCTCCCATCAgccccacctccaccaccctcacctcctcctcaacCCAGCCAGGTTCCACAGGAGGAGGAGTAGGCAgctgagggaggggggtgtGGGTAGaagggatgggggaggagaaGAAGTGGGAGGCAGGGCTGGGGTTGGCTCCTGTCCGGGGGCCCTGCCTGGCCTGTCCTGTGTATGTGGGGGGGCTGATCACAAACTGAGACACAAACATCGTCACAGACCACGTGACTGGGTTTGTGAAAGAAAGGACGAGGAGGGCGTGGTAGGGTCACGGCAAAGGTCAGAGTTCACCGTTAGGTCAGCGGAAGGAGGAAGTAGGACTGGAGGACAAGGCAGTGGAGGGTTGATGGAGTCTCCATGGCAACGCAGGTATGGAAAAGACCTCTCGTCTTTCTCCTCTGCTGCTACCAAACAAGCCTTTTCttcttcatcatcaccatcatcagcAAGAGCAGTAGAGAGACTGAAACACCCCCCCCTCAGCTGTCTGGGCTCCACTCACCTGTCGTCATTTGGGGAGGGCTTGGGGGGACAGCTCAACCCCTGGTTGAGAAATGGTGGACTGGGAGCAGGATTCAGACCCCCCACCACTACCCTGGGCACTCTGACAGGGGGGCAGAGGTCGACCGCTGTGGCAgggtcagagagagaggagggggataGCCTCACATCCAGTCACGGTCCTCGTCACAGCACCTTCACCCCCCTGACAAACACCAACCtgttcacctcctccaccaatGGGAGGAGCATGGGGAACGGCAGGGCCAGTAGTCGACCAAGCAGCCAAGACGTGTCACTGAGGAGGGAGGAGCTATCgcagaaagagaagagaagcaCAG GCCCACACCCTGACCTAAACATGAGGACCTGTCAAAGCGTTGGGGCTAAGAGAGGGCCTGGAAGACCCAGGAAGAACCccttactctcacctacagccCCACCAAACCCCCTGACTGAGGCCCACCACCACAacggagacagaaacagaggaagTGGAGGAGCTTCAGAAGGAGGACGAGAAGATGATACAGTGCAGGAGGTGATTGAAGCTGTGATTCGGAAACAGAAAAGAAGAGGACGGAAGAGGAGGCGTGttgagcaggaggaggaggaggaggaggaggaggatccACCCTGTTTTCACAG TTCTGGTGAAGGTGAGCCAGTCACCCACACCCCCTCCATATGCACAGGCCAATCAGAGCTAAGCCTGGCTTCATCCGTAATACCGGCCAGCCAATCAGATGAGGAAGCTGACCAGCCACCCATGAAGAGGTTTCAGAGGGCGGGGCTCTACTCAGATGACTTCAAAACTACAGA TCCTTCCTGTCACACCCAGCTCAACACAGAGATGCTAGAGTATATACCTGGGGAACAAGACTACAGACTCCTACCTGCTCCCATACATGTTG GGAAGTACCTCAGAATGAGACGTATAGATTTTCAACTGCCTTATGATGTCATGTGGCTCTGGAGTCACAACCAG CTACATAAAAAGCCTGAAGTCCCTCTCAGCAGAGAGATCTCCCCCT